One window of the Lytechinus variegatus isolate NC3 chromosome 3, Lvar_3.0, whole genome shotgun sequence genome contains the following:
- the LOC121409995 gene encoding uncharacterized protein LOC121409995, with product MGFDESIAAFATTAVGASDLAGKLIISLIADYIPFPRLFLFHIASLSGIGLMFTLMYIKSVVAVFITSIGIGMLVLSLINTSPYTSTFQVFPGRGAKPMTTSIIAVGIGIILGTVYGTSADLTGSFDGTLYSCIGAYCLAIILFSSVPLYQKNFAIERYVMWDYVYRYRWTQRAQKTNPNLETRKHFDSPKMIC from the exons ATGGGGTTTGATGAATCGATAGCTGCGTTTGCCACGACCGCTGTTGGAGCTTCAGACTTAGCGGGAAAactaattatttcattaatagcAGATTACATTCCGTTCCCGAGGCTCTTTCTCTTCCACATCGCATCTCTTAGTGGGATTGGACTcatgtttacattaatgtacatcAAATCTGTTGTAGCGGTTTTCATAACTTCAATCG GCATTGGTATGCTGGTATTATCTCTAATCAACACGTCACCATACACATCGACATTTCAAGTCTTCCCAGGTCGAGGTGCTAAACCTATGACAACTTCAATCATCGCTGTTGGAATAGGTATTATTCTGGGTACAGTTTACG GAACCAGTGCAGACCTAACTGGATCATTCGATGGAACCTTGTATAGCTGTATTGGAGCATATTGTTTGGCCATTATACTATTCTCTTCTGTACCGTTATACCAGAAGAACTTCGCAATTGAAAGATACGTCATGTGGGACTATGTCTACAGATACCGATGGACCCAAAGGGCCCAGAAGACGAATCCAAACTTAGAAAccagaaaacattttgattcaCCTAAAATGATATGCTAG